In Bubalus bubalis isolate 160015118507 breed Murrah chromosome 3, NDDB_SH_1, whole genome shotgun sequence, a genomic segment contains:
- the CAVIN4 gene encoding caveolae-associated protein 4, whose protein sequence is MEHNGSASNADKIHQNRLSNVTEDEDQDAALTIVTVLDKVAAIVDSVQASQKRIEERHRVMENAIKSVQIDLLKFSQSHSNTGYVINKLFEKTRKVSAHIKDVKARVEKQQTHVKKVEAKQEEIMKKNKFRVVIFQEEVQCPTSLSVVKDRSLIESPEEVEEIFDTPVDLSSDEEYFVEESRSARLKKSGKERIDNIKKAFSKENMQKTRQNFDKKVNRIRTRIVTPERRERLRQSGERLKQSGERFKKSISNAAPSREAFKMRSLRKTKDRAVAEGPEEVREMGVDIIARGEALGPISELYPEVLSETDPEEASATHPPQEGGKVSTPEPLKVTFKPQVKVEDDESLLLDLKQ, encoded by the exons atggagCATAATGGGTCGGCTTCAAATGCTGATAAAATCCACCAGAATCGCCTGTCGAATGTGACAGAAGATGAAGACCAAGATGCCGCTCTCACCATTGTGACTGTGCTGGACAAAGTCGCTGCCATCGTGGACAGCGTGCAGGCCAGCCAGAAGAGGATAGAGGAGAGACACAGGGTGATGGAGAATGCCATCAAGTCCGTCCAGATTGACCTGCTCAAGTTTTCACAGTCACACAGCAACACAGGCTATGTCATTAACAAGTTGTTTGAGAAAACCCGAAAGGTCAGTGCTCACATTAAAGATGTGAAGGCCCGGGTGGAGAAGCAACAAACTCACGTTAAAAAAGTTGAAGCTAagcaagaagaaataatgaagaaaaacaaattccGTGTGGTCATATTCCAG gaGGAGGTTCAGTGTCCGACGTCCCTGTCTGTCGTGAAAGACAGAAGCTTGATTGAGAGTCCAGAGGAGGTGGAAGAAATCTTTGATACCCCAGTTGATCTGTCTTCGGATGaagaatattttgttgaagagagCAGGTCTGCCAGGCTAAAAAAGTCAGGCAAGGAGCGCATTGATAACATCAAAAAGgcgttttccaaagaaaacatgcagAAGACGCGGCAGAATTTTGACAAGAAAGTGAACAGAATTAGGACTAGAATAGTGACCCCAGAGAGGAGAGAGCGGCTGAGGCAGTCGGGGGAGAGACTGAAGCAGTCAGGGGAGAGGTTTAAGAAATCTATTTCCAATGCAGCTCCCTCAAGGGAAGCTTTTAAGATGCGTAGCCTTCGGAAAACCAAAGACCGAGCAGTGGCTGAGGGTCCAGAAGAGGTCAGGGAGATGGGGGTGGACATCATTGCCAGGGGCGAGGCTCTAGGCCCCATCAGTGAGCTCTACCCCGAGGTGCTCAGTGAAACAGACCCTGAGGAGGCCAGTGCCACGCATCCTCCCCAAGAAGGCGGGAAGGTCTCGACCCCCGAGCCTCTAAAAGTTACTTTTAAACCCCAGGTGAAAGTAGAGGATGATGAATCTCTTTTGCTAGATTTAAAGCAGTAA